A window of Hemiscyllium ocellatum isolate sHemOce1 chromosome 10, sHemOce1.pat.X.cur, whole genome shotgun sequence genomic DNA:
GATATCTGTGGCAGAGTTTAAGAAGGCTGTTCTTAAGAGGGTTATGGGAGTCCTGGCATTATCAATGAAAACGGTACAGACATTGGAAAGAGTGGGAGTGACATGCAGACTGCAAAATTCCTCAGCAAATCTGAAATGGTCATTGAGAATGGTCCGTGAGGTATTAAACCAGATAGGAAATTGACTGGAGAGGCTGAGATTTGAAAACCCAGTGGAGCTTGAGGGAGTTTGTTTGCATTGGTTGGGGTTATTTGTACTAAACCTGTTAGGAAGAAAATAGTTCACAATTGAGAAAATTCCCAATAAAATTATTATTATCCCAAAAAAGGTGAGAGTAGAATATACGAGTGGAATAGTTTTGTACTTTCCAAAGCTGGTGAGCAGATAGAAATAATGTGTGGGGTTAAGAAGGCTAAAGATCCAGGTTATGCTTGTAATACATAAATGGACTATGTTGCAAATTTTCTGTAGCCCCAAGGCTATGGAGAATTTAAGTCCCATAACAACAGTCGATATTGTCCCATACGTCCCCAAGATAATGGTAATTACTAGTGAGGTCGAGCCCCCCAAGACCGCCACAGCAATTGTCCAACCTCCTAGAAGCAGGCTAGGGAGAAATAACACACCAGACAGGAAGACTTTCCAGAACACAGGAATTCTGGTGATGGCTGGCCAATACTTGGATACCAGATTCCAGAGACTAGAAAGGGCACGGAAAAGCCATCTGAATATGTTGCTGTGAGAAGGATGGTTATCGCCTGCTGTCCTAATGTGCTCAATGATTTTGGGAGGTATGTTTGGGAGCTGGTTTGTACAAACAGCAGTCAGAAGAATGGCTCCAGAAAGCAAACCAACTAAGGAGATGAGGAAGGTGAGCAATGAGATGAAGACAGGCAGCACAACGCTTGACAAATTCAGGAGACTAAAACTCACCCCGGAAAGCAATATGAACAGGTGACTGAGTGCATTAATGATGTGAGTGGGGATACTGGCGATGGACATCAGAAGGAACTCAACTACACTGGTGATGAGGATCAGAAGACTACTGGCAATGAACAGGAACCCCTTGATCACCAGGAATACGATTTGTGAGCAAATGTTACCAATCAATCCAAGGATTGCCAATAGAACCCCAACGGCAACAGCCAGCAATAGATTGACAAAAGCCACAACCACACCTATGATTCTCAAAACAACATTCCCCAGACCACACATGACTCCAAACACCCCATAAATAACCAAAGCCACACAATCATAGACACCCAGTATAATAAAGCTCACAGCATGAAACAAGGTCATTGAGATgttactgagctccaggctgTATGGTCTTTCATACCATTTTGGCTTTAGAAACTCTTCAAGCTCTTCCAAAAGaattgattcactttgggaaactGCAGGTTCAGACCATTTCGGGTTGACTTCAATGGACTCATCAATCAGTTTTACCAATTCATTCAGAGTAATCAGGGTCATTCCTGTCTCTTGTAGAATGTAGCCACCAGATTTGAGTGATTTCTTTCTAGACTTATTTCTGTGATCAGAATCATTTGAGCAGCAGCTGAAATAGCTGTAAACTCCCTTGGGTATGTTAACCCGCTCGTTGAGGAATTTGTCTGATGGGATGGCTCCAGTGATCACAAACAATGTTGTAAGCGGTGGACACATCatattttttattattttctcagCAAAATGAAACCATTTGGTGTTCCACTGTCGTGTCTTAGGCACGACATTGGTGAGGGTGCATGAGGCCTTACCACTGCCACGGTTAAATGAGAATGGAAACAAGTGACCCCGTTCATATGACTTATTTCTGTAATCACTGTTGAGGGCTTGGTTGTTCTCAACTCCTTGCTCCATGCTCATCTCATCTGAACCATCAGGTTGATCCAACTGAAGAGGACAACAAAAATAGTCAGTTCCACATCTGACTTACTTCATTAATTCAATCCTCATTTGTTACAAAAAAAACTCACAGTCACAATCAGAATCTTAATCCCTGTTAATTCCCACTTCATACCCTTCATCAACCCCCATTTATTGTCTGTGAGATGTGCAGTGATACAGTAATCCAGATGAGACCATCCTCATTAATTGGGCATAGAGTTTCAAGAGCATTGACATTGAATGTAAAGAAGCCAATTGTTAGATTTTAGCTGGGGTATTGCGTACAATTGTGCTGGGGTACAATTCTGGGCGTCACATTCTAGGTAGATGGaaacacattggagagagtgcagaagtgatttaccagaatgatttcagggatgagaaacttcagttttgAGAACAGACTGAAGAAGTTGGAACTTCTCTCCTTGGACAGAAAAAAGCTAAGAGGAGATCCAGAACCTTGACACTGTAGGCAGGGAGAAACCGGTTTCCGCTTGTAAGccaga
This region includes:
- the LOC132819279 gene encoding endonuclease domain-containing 1 protein-like, yielding MYWTMRWCSLVLLSTLIIPWATEGKVVNSFHECRQFFCNGEEPFLFKIIKPQRICQYYRSQFHFATAYSTGLRIPLYSAYKVETISYENDKRPKLFFIEPQLDQPDGSDEMSMEQGVENNQALNSDYRNKSYERGHLFPFSFNRGSGKASCTLTNVVPKTRQWNTKWFHFAEKIIKNMMCPPLTTLFVITGAIPSDKFLNERVNIPKGVYSYFSCCSNDSDHRNKSRKKSLKSGGYILQETGMTLITLNELVKLIDESIEVNPKWSEPAVSQSESILLEELEEFLKPKWYERPYSLELSNISMTLFHAVSFIILGVYDCVALVIYGVFGVMCGLGNVVLRIIGVVVAFVNLLLAVAVGVLLAILGLIGNICSQIVFLVIKGFLFIASSLLILITSVVEFLLMSIASIPTHIINALSHLFILLSGV